GGCCGCGGCGTTCGAACGGCTCATCGTCGTGAGCGACGGCGGGCCGCAGGACGCCGAGATCGCCCGCTCGCTCCCTTCCACATGCCCCCTCGAATGCGTCTGCAACCGCGACGGGACCGAGCGAGCGGCGTGGCGGGCCGAGGCGGCACGGCTGACGACCGCCGCGGCCTCCGGGTGCGCGTCCGCCTATGTGCGCACCAACCAGTTCGCCTCGGGCGAGCAAGCCCTGGCGATCGCGGCACGACTGCGGGAATCAGGGCTGAGGATCGGACTCGCGGCGCGGGGGGGGTACCTCTGGTCTCGCTTCGAGGCCGCCGAGCACGGGCCGGAGTCGCGCATCGCGGCGGAGGTCGCGTCGCGCGAGGGCGAGATCGTGCGCGGCGCGGACGTCGTGATCGGAACCTCGCCGCTGATGCTGGACGAAGTGTGCTGGCGGTACGGCGTCGCCCGCGAACGGGCCGTGCTCATCCCGAACTTCGTCATCGACGACGAGCCGCCCGCGCACGCGAGCGAACGGGAGCACGGCACGGTGCTCTATGCCGGGCAACTGGTGGCGCGCAAGCGGGTCGACGTGCTGATCGAGGCCGCGGCGAGGATGGCCGCGCCGCGCGGGCCGCTCGTCCGGCTGGACGTGGTGGGTGAGGGACCGGAGGAGGGCACGCTGCGGTCGCTGGCGAAGCGCCTCGGCGCGCCCGTGCGCTTCGAGCCGCGCATCCCGCACCGCCAGCTGCTCGCACGCATGCGCCGCTGCGCCGTGTACGCGCAGGCCTCGGCCTACGAGGGGCACCCCAAGACGGTGATCGAAGCGATGTGCGCCGGCGCGCCCGTCGTAGTCGCAGCCGCCCCGGGGCTGGATGCGCCCGTGGAGACGGGCGTGACGGGACTCTGCGTGCCGGGCGACGCCGAGAGTTTCGCCTACGCGATCGGCGAACTGCTGCGCGACGCGGACTGGAGCGAATCGCTCGGGTCCGCCGCGGCGGCGAGCGTGCGCCAGCGGCTCGGGCTGCGGGCGACCTTCGAACGCGAGATCAAAGCGGCGCGGATGGCCATGGCGGGCACACGCTCGGCGACGACCGCTCCGACGCCCGTGCGCTGGGACAGCGCGCTGCTCGGTGAACCCGCGTGCGCCGATGCCTGGACGCGGAGCCTGCGCGGGTTCGCGGACCGGCTGCCGCCCGATCGCCGCGCCGCGTTCCTCGACGCCATCGGGCGCGAGGTCCGATCGCTGCGCACCGCACGCGACCGCTCGACGGAGGAAGCGGCATGACGACAGCGACAAGAACCAGGCCCGTGGTTGTCGATGCGGGCACGCCGGCACGCGACCCCACCGACTTCGGCCTGCCACACGGCTACCGACAGGGCGTGCGCAACGAGAGCCTCGACCACACCGGCGAATACCCGGACTACTGGCACCCGGCGCGGCTGGCCATGAGCGGACGCTACCAGCGCCACGTCTACCGCTGGGCCGCGTGCCTCGTGCTGCGGCGCGGACTGCGGAGCGTGCTGGACGTCGGCTGCGGCCCGGGCACCAAACTCGCCGAGTGGATCGAGCCGGTCTGCGCGGACGCCGAGGGGATGGACCAGCCGAGCGCGATCGAGATCGCTCGCACGCGATGCCGGCACGCCCGCCTGCACCCCGTTGACCTCGAACGCCCCGCGATCGAGGCACGGCGCACCTTCGATCTCATCCTCTTCGTGGACGTCATCGAGCACCTGCTCGACCCGGACCCGGCGCTGGCGATGATCCTCGCCTTCGCGCACCCGAGCTCGCTCGTGCTGGTCTCGACGCCAGACCGCGACCGGGTGCGCGGCCGCGCCTGCCGCGAGGCGGTGAAGCGCGAGCACGTCCGCGAATGGTCGCGGCGCGAGTTCCTGTCGTTCCTGCGGTCGCGCGGGCTTCGGCCCGTGCGCAGCCGCCTGGTGCCGCAGGACGATCGGCCCGTGCGCTCGTGCCTGCGCGGCGAGGCCGCCTTCCGGCTGCACCTCGCGGATCGGTCCGAGTTGCGATGCCACGCCGTGCTCTGCCGGGTCGATGCCGCGCGACGCGCAACCGCGATGAACGGAGGCGACCATGCGGATCGCCGCGATCTCTGACCTCGCGCCCGGGAGCCACCGGGCCTACGCCATCAACGTCGTGAAGACCTGCGGCGGGTTCGTGCGCCTCGGGCACGAGGTTGCGGTCTTCTGCCGCCGGCCGGAGCGGGGCTGGAGCCTCGCCTCGGCCGCGAACGCCTACGCCGAGCCGCGCGTCCGCTTCGAGTGCGCCGACCTGCCCGACCAGCGCGACGAACTGCTCGTGAACGGCGCGTACCTGCGCGAGTTCGCGGCGTGGGCCGCCGAACGCATCGCACGCGAAGGGTACGACCTCGTCTACGCACGCCACTGCCGCGGCGCGCTGGCGTGCGCCGAGCGCGGCGTCCCGACCGTGCTCGAAACGCACCTCGACGCCGACGGCGATGCCCTCGGCGCCATCTCCGCCCTGCGCGCTGTCGGACGACACGAGCGGCCCATTCTCGCCTGCGCCACGATCTCGACCGTGCTCGCCGAGAAGTACACCGCGCTCGGCGCGGCGGCCGATCGCGTGTTCGTCGTGCCGGACGCGGTGGACTCCGACCTGTTCACGCCCCCGCACGACACCGGCGCCTCGCCCTACAACGCTTGGCCGGGGCCGCACGTCGTCTACGCCGGGCACCTCTACGCCTACAAGGGCGTCGGGACGCTGCTGCGGGCCGCGTCGCTGCTCGACGGCATGACCGTCCACTTCGTCGGCGGCGCAGACCCGGACATCCTCGCGGCGCGACGGTCCGCGGTCTCGCTGGGGCTGCGCAACGTGGACGTGCGCGGGCGCGTCGCGTTCTGCCGCGTCCCGCCGCACCTCTGGCACGCGGACGTGCTCGTCCTGCCCCCGAGCGCGAAGCACCCCTCCGCGGCGTGGACCAGCCCGGTCAAGCTCGGCGAGTACCTCGCGTCGGGCCGGCCGATCGTCGCCTCGGACGTCCCCGCGCTGCGCGCGCTCGTGCGCGAGCCTGCGGTGCGCTGGTTCACCCCCGACGATCCGGGCGACCTGGCGCGGGCGGTGCATGGCGCGCTCGCCGAGTCCGACCGCGAGGCCGCGGCCCGCGTCGAGTCCGCACGCGCCCTCGCCGAACGGTACTCCTATGCCAACCGTGCCCGCGCGATCCTGCGCGCCGCCAGCGCGGGCGAAGGGGCCATGGCCGCGTAGCGGGGACCGGGTCGCTCGCTCCGGCGTGCACCTCGACTCCACTCATCCACAGACCATCGGCGCCCGACAGCAGCGTCGAGGTCTCACCCCATCCGCTGTCGGCCCCGCACGACGCCCAGCGTGAACCCGCCGACAAACTTCGCGGTTCCGCCAGCCAGACCGGAACTCGGCGTCGCACTGCCCTCCGGACCCCCGCAACAGAGACCAAGGAGCAACCCATGCGCACGCATCGTTTCATCGCCACCCTCCTCGCCGGCCTCGCCTGCGCCGCCGCCCTCGCCGGGCCGATCGACCCGCCCGCAGGCCCGGTCACCAGCACGATGAAGCCCCTCGACGTGGTCGAGCCTCGCATCCCGATCGGCCCCGCCACCACCCCAGGCGACAACGACGCTTCGCCCAGCCTCTACAAGATCACCCAGCCAGGCTCGTACTACCTCCTCGGAAACGTCCAGGGTGTCAGCGGCAAGATCGGCGTCGAGATCGCCGCCTCCAACGTCACCATCGACCTCGCCGGCTTCACACTCCAGGGCGTCAACGGCTCAAACTCGGGCATCCTCGTAACCTCGCTCCAGTCGGGAATCACCATCCGGAACGGCACCGTCAACGGCTGGGGCGAGTCGGGCATCGACGCCACCAAATCCTCCGCCGCTCGCATCGAGTCCGTCACCGCGACGAACAACGGCGGGACCGGGATCACCACCAGCAATCTCGCTGTCATCACCGGGTGCATGGCGCGCCAGAACGCCTTCACCGGCATCTCCGCGGGCAGCGCCGTCACGATCAGGGACTGCGCCGCGGACGACAACGGTACTTCGGGCTTCTGGCTCGGCAGCGCCGCCACGCTCAACGGTTGCACGGCGCGGAACAACAACGCCTACGGCTTCGAGCTGAACGACATCGCTTCCGCCAACAACTGCATCGCCACGCACAACAAGGCGACGGGATTCATCGCGGGCTACGGCTCCAACTATTCCTCCTGCACGTCCGCGTACAACACCATCGACGGCTTCTGGTGCAACTTCGGCTCGATGGCCACCAACTGCTCCGCCTACCAGAACGGCCGCGACGGCTTCTACGTCTCGTGCGGATCCGTCACCAACTCCCAGGCCACCATGAACCAGCGCGACGGCATCCGACTCGACATCGGCAACTCCACCGCCACGGGCAACACCTGCTTCCAGAACGGCCTCGGGAACTCCGGCGCGGGCATCCGCGCCGTCGGTGCCTCATGCCGCATCGACTCCAACCAGGTCGTCTCCAACGCCTTCGGCATCCACGCCGCCCCGGACTGCATGGTCGTCCGAAACACCGCCCGCGGCAACACCACCAACTACTCCTTCCCCGTGGGGAGCGAGTACGGCCAGATCATCACCAACCCCGGCAGCGGCTTCAGTTCCACCAACCCCTGGGCGAACTTCGCGTACTGAACCGCGACCGCACCCGAACGCAGGAGCTCCCCATGAGCACTCGCACGAAGCGCTCTCTCCCGGCAGCCGCACTCGCCGCCGCAGCGCTCGCCTCACCCGCTCTCGCCCAGACCAGCAACGTCTCACCCATCCACAAGTGGTCCTGGTGCGAGAACGCCGGCTGGATGAACTGGCGCGACGCCGGCTCCCCCACCGCCTCGCAGGGCGCAAAGGTCCACGCCACCTTCCTCTCCGGATTCGTCTGGAGCGAGAACCTCGGCTGGATCAACCTCGGCGACGGCACCCCAGGGCTCGGCGACCGCTACGCCAACACCCACGGCACGGACTTCGGCGTCAACATCACGCCCGACGGCTCACTCGACGGACTTGCCTGGGCCGAGAACGCAGGCTGGATCAACTTCAACACCAAGCCCACCCTCCTCGTCCACAACCAGCACGCCCGACTCGACTCCGCCGCAGGGCGCTTCCGCGGCTACGCCTGGGCGGAGAATGTCGGCTGGATCAACCTTGACGACGACGAGCACTACGTCGCCGTCATCTGCGCCGCCGACTGGAACGCCGACGGCCCCGTCAACACCCTCGACTTCATCGCCTTCCTCAACGACTGGGCAGCCAAGGAACCACGCGCCGACGTCAACGGCGACGGCACGATCAACACCCTCGACTTCATCGCCTTCCTCAACCTCTGGGCCGCCGGCTGCTGACGACACTCGCCGTGAACCCCGCGCCCCGACGAGTCTGGAGAGGGGTAAGCGAGGCCCGGAGGCCCACTCCGGGCCTCCGCTGTTGCCGGGACACGGCGACGACGCCGGAGCCGTCAGTAGCGGCGGACGACGCCGCGCACGATCCCCTGCACCTGGCAGTGCTTGACGCGGATCGGCTCGAACTGCGGGTTGGCGGGCTGGAGCCGGACGTGGTCGGACTCCTTGTAGAACGTCTTGAGCGTGGTCGAACCGTCGGGCAGAAGCGCAACGACACGATCGCCATTCGAGGCCGTGTCGCGCCGTTCGATGAGAACGTAATCGCCGTCGAGGATGCCCTCGTCGCGCATGCTGTCGCCCTCGACCTTGAGCGCGAAGGTGGAGCCGGTGCGCGAGGCCTGGCAGAGCAGGTCGCCGAGGTCCACCTCATCGATGTCGGGGACTTTCTCGATCGGGTACCCCGCCGCGATCTTCCCCACGAGCGGGAAGCGGAGCGGCCTCGCCTCGTCCGGCACCGCGATGCCGTCAGCGATCGACAAAGAGCGTGCCTTGTTGGGTTCGCGCACGAGCGCACCCTTCTTGATGAGCGCCTCGACGTGCTCGAAGACCGTGACCTTGCTGACGCCGATCTCGTCGGCGAGCTCCTGCATGGTCGGGGAATAGCCATGCCGGATGCGCCAGTCGCGGATCAGCTGCAGGATGCGGAGTTGCTTGGGCGTGAGATTCATGGTTGTGGTCCTCCACCATGAGGGTGAGCCGGCGCGCGGCGCGCTCGACATCCGACGAACAGGAAACTTCCAGTCCCGCGCACGACGCGGCGCGGAACGACTCTGCCATCGAGCGGAGCAAGGCAGCCTGCAAACCGATCGCCGACGCCGCCGCCAGCAGAAGCCCGGATGCCGCAACCGGCGAACGCAAGGACTCGCTCGTGCAGGCGTCGCGCCGGATCAAGGTTCCCGAGCCGGTCGGGTCGGGCAGGTACTCGCACTGGAACTCCCCGCCCGGACCGAACCGGAGCAGCGGCGCGTTGCGACGCGGGTGGGTGACGGTCCAACGACGGGGTGCAAGCAGGTTCAGCACGGCACGGCTCCGCGGTACGCGGCGAGGGCGCCGCGCGCCCCTCCGGACGCGCCACGCCGAGATGACTGGGCCTCCGACCCGAATAAGGTGCCATGCCGGACTCCCCGACTGGCCTGCCGGACTCCGAACCGACAGCCCCAACAATCGACCGACAACCGGATCGGGCGAGAAAGTTTCCCGTCCGATGTTCGGTACAAGATAGCCAATCAGGTTCCACACGGCAAGCACAAAATCGGAAGTCCCTGTCAGAACCGGTTGTGGGGCTGTCAGGGGGGTGCGGCCGTCGTTTCAGCAGGGTCCGAGAGCCGTTTCATGCAGCGCGGAAAGTGCGCTGGGCCTCCGAACCCGGGGTTGGGAAAGCGAGATCAGGTCAGCCGTTCGAAACGGCTGCCCACGCGACGCACCCGCCCGGCGATCTCCAGCATCGTGAGTTCGACGCGAAGGTCCGCAGCCGACAGGTCCGTCAGGGCGACGAGTTCGTCGGTCGAACGCGGCGTGCCCAGCGCACCGACGATCCGTTGCTGACGCTCGCTCAGGTTCGGCGCTGCCGCCGGCTCTGGCTCGAACAGGCCCGCCGCGGGGTCCGCAAAGCGCGGAGCATGGGTGCCCGCTGCGAGGTGGCGCGCCGCGGATTCGAGGGTAGCCACGACGTCCGCTGGGCCCGTGACCAGGGCCGCGCCGCCGCGCTTGATGAGGTCGTGCGAGCCGGCGCTCGCGGGCGAATCGACCCGCCCGGGCAGCGCCATGACCTCACGCCCCTGCTCCTCGGCGGCGTGCCGGGCCGTGATGAGCGCACCGCTCCCCTCCGCTGCCTCGATCACGAGCACGCCGAGACTCAGGCCCGAGATGATCCGGTTGCGGCCTGGGAAGTTCTCCGGCGTCGGCACGACGCTCATCGGCAGTTCAGACACGATCGCCCCGCGCCCGTCCGCGACCTTGTCGTACAGGGGAGCATTGTCGGGCGGATAGGCGTGCACCAGCCCGCACCCGAGCACAACGATCGTCCGGCCCCCCGAACGCAGTGCTCCCCGGTGCGCCGCCGAGTCAATCCCACGCGCGCCGCCGGATACAACCGTCAGTCCGTTCGAGGCAAGAACGCCCGCGAATCGCTCGGCCTGCTCGACGCCGTACCCCGTGCAAGCCCGTGACCCGACGATCGCCACCGGAAAGGCGTCGGCGTCCGCCGACCGAAGCACCCCCCGCACATAGAGAACGGGCGGAGCGGCGGGGATGGCGGCGAGCAACGGCGGGTACCCGTCGTCCCCCAGAGCAAGCATCGAAACCGAATGCCGCTCGGCGAGTTCGAGTTCGCGCTCGGCGAGCGACGCGGATTCCCTGAGGCCACGCGCGATGATGGTGGAGGTGCCGGCGCCGATGCCCCGAACACGCTCGAGTTCGCGCGGCGAGGCGTGGAGGGCACGCTCGGCCGTGCCGAAGGTTTCGAGGAGGCGTGCAACGAGGACTGGGCCGAGGCCCGGCGTCATGGTGAGACGAAGGAGGTCGAAAAGCCGGGGTGAGACGGCGGGCATGGGGCGGAGTGTACAGACCGCCTTGCTCCCCACCAGCGGCCCCGCGCGACGATACACTCCCCCGGGCAGGCCAACGGACGGAGCCGAAGGCGATGATCACCCCATTTCAGATCGTGCGTGCGTGGTGTGGCGGGGTCGCGGCTACGGCGCGACCGCGCGGAGCGGTGGCGGTCCAGGCCGTCGGCGTAGCGCTGCTGCTCTCGCTCGTGAGCGTGTCGTGCCAGACGACGCCGCGGGCGTCGAAGGCTGCGGCGGGCGTGGAGCCGGACGTGCGCGTGCGGATCGTGCGCGAAGCGCCGTCCGTGCGGATCGCGGGGCCGGCACAGGTCGCCGTGCGGACGGTCGGCTCCTTCGGCGAGTGGATCGGCACGACGCCTCTGGACCTGCGCGCCGAGGCGGGCGTGCTCGTCGCCAAGGACGCGGCAGGCGTGGAACGACGCTTCGATCAGGGCGCGCCGGTCGAGGTGCGAGCGGTCGTCCCGGCACGTACCGCCCGCGCCGCGGGTTCACGCCAGCCCACCGAGCCGGACCTGCTCGTGGACAACCGGGCCTTTCCGGGCACGGTCGAAGTCCACCCCCGCACAGACGCGGGCGAAGGCGCGATCGACGTGATCAACGTGACCACCATCGAGTCCTACCTCCCCGGCGTGCTCACGGGGGAACTGCTCGACAACTGGCCGCTCGAAGCGTACAGGGCACAGGCGGTCGCGGCACGGAGTTACGCCCTGCACGAACGGGCACGGGCGCGCCTTCGCGGCCGCGCGTTCGACCTCGAAAACACGGCGCGGAACCAGGTCTTCGCGGGCCGGACCCAGCACGAGGCCGCGGTGCGCGCGGCGCGCGACACCCGCGGCGAGGCCCTCACCGTCGGCGGCGACGTCCTGCGCGCGTACTACTCCAGCACCTGCGGCGGACGGCCCATGGGAGCGGGTTCCATCTGGCCCACCAGCACGGGGTGGGAGTTCAACGGCGCGCCCCCGCTCCAGGTGGATGCGCCACGGGCGACCTTCTGCGAGTCATCGCAGGCGTACCGATGGCAGGTCACGCGCACCGTCGAGGATGTCTCCAAACGCATCGCGGCGTACGGAGCGGCGAACGGGCTGTCAATCAAGGCGCTCGGGAACGTCCGCTCGATCGTGCCCGTCGAGGTGAACGCGGCCGGCAGGCCCGTGCAGTTCACCATCGCGGACGACAAGGGCAAGACCTACAAACTCAACGCCGAGCACCTCCGGCAGGCACTGAACCACCCCGCCGAGGGGCTGCCCGCCCCGGAACGCGCCGCACAGGCACGCTCGGGAGACGTCGAGTTCGAGATGCGTGCACGCGAGATCGTCATCCGCGGACGCGGGTGGGGACACGGCGTCGGTGCCTGCCAGTTCTGCATGAACGGCATGGCTCGACGACACTGGGACTACGGACGGATGCTCGCTCACTTCTACCCCGGAGCACGCCTCGAGCGACTCTACTGAGTGCTGCTCATGCGGAGGCGCGGAGGGAAAGAGGAAGTCTCAGCGATGGCGCCTGCAATGCCGCAACCCAGGTCCCCGGACGAGAGGCCGTGGACTCGTCACACGCGAGACGACCGTCCCACCCGCTCTGTCAATCTTTCCCCTCCGCGTCTCCGCGCTCCCGCGTGAGACAGCCCCTCTCAGCGAACGACGTCCGTTCGCTCCAGCCGGTAGTAGATGAAGGTACGGTCGGTCGTCGAGAAGAGCAGCCTGCGCTGGCGGTCAAGGGTCGTGCGCGGCTCCTGCGGCCAGCCGTCGAGCGCCGTGCGCGGATGCGGCTCGCGCAGCGCGAGAGCCGAGTCGCGCCGCCTGCCGGCCTGCGCGAGATCCACCGGCGAAGCCTCGGCCACCACGCGACCGGGCAGGACGGCCTCCCAGGTGGGATTCGGCGCGGGCGCGGGGAGAGAGGCACGGCGCGCGGAAGAGGTGGACTCACATCCCAGGCCGGCGGCGGCGACGCCGATCGCCAGGACCGCGGGCGCGATGGGGACGCTTCTCTTCCTCACACCCGCCATGGTACAAGCGGCGTGCCGCGGATCGAAGGGGATTCGCGGGCAATGTGACGGGGTCGCGGCGGCCAGCGTGTTGACGCGGGGCAACGCCGTGGCGTGGGGACAACACAAAACGGGGGTGAGGCGGCCCGGGATCCGTATCATGCGTCAAGTCGATGCCGATCGCGGAAGAAGAGGGGCGCAGTGGGGTACGTCTCGACGGCAAGGATGCGATGACCATGGCGAAGAAGACGACGGGAACGAAAGCGAGTTCGGGAGGCCGGGGAGAAGCGCTCCCTGACGGTCGCGGCTCGTCCGGAGGGCGCACGCCGGCCGGGAAACGCCGATCGACGCGCGGCGGCGACGGAACGCTCGAAAAGATCGGCGCGCTCGCTCGGAGCGTCGCACAGGCAGCGCACGCCGGCGAGGCGCCGACGATCGAGGTGCCGACGCGCGCGAAGTCAAACACGACGTGGGACCGCGAGAACGGCATCCTGCGGATGGGCGACGCCACACAGACCCGCGAACTCTTCAACCTGAATCAAGCGAAGGTGTTTATGCAGGTGGTGCTGCAGGCCGCGGGGATCAAGGGCCTGCTGGAAGAGGGCAAGACCGCGAGCCTGCGAGCGATGTTCTACAGGGGGCTGCACACGATCCCAGGGACGAAGGAAAAAACATTCGCTGACCAGAGCGAGAGCGACGCCGCGCTCGAAGACCTGGAGGTCACCCTGGGTTCGCTGCGTGAGGAGCTGCACGTCTTCGCGGACGTGCGCGGCTCGCTGGTCGGGAACATCACGTTCGTAGACACTGGAGACGAGATCGACGGGCGGAGGATGGGGTCCGGGGGCTATTCGATCCCGAGCATCGTCGAGCCGGACGTCATCCAGTTCAAGCGGTGCGACGCGAAGTTCGTGCTGCACGTCGAAAAGGCGACGGTGTGGCGACGGTTCAACGAGGATCGGTTCTGGGAGACGCACAACTGCATCCTCACGCACGGGGCGGGACAGCCGCCGCGAGGAGTCCGGAGGCTTCTGCGTCGATTCCATGAGGAGTTGAATCTGCCCGTCTATTGCCTCCTCGACTGCGACCCCTGGGGACACTACATCTACAGCGTCATCAAGCAAGGCTCCATCTCCCTCGCCTTCGAGAGCGAGCGGCTCGCCATCCCGCAGGCGAAGTTCCTTGGCCTCCGCGCGATCGACTACCAACGCTGCGGACTCTCCGACGACGTCCAGATCGCGCTCAACGAAAAGGACGTCGCACGCGCGAAGCAGATCGCCGCCTACCCCTGGTTCAAGGACAAGCCCGCCTGGCGAAGGGAGATCGACCAACTCCTCCGCAACGGCTTCAAGATGGAGGTCGAATCGCTCATCACAAAGGACATCAGCTACGTGACCGAGACCTACGTCCCGGAACGGCTGAAGGCCAAGGACTGGCTGGATTGACGGCAGCTCGGCACCGGGCACGCTGCACGAGTCCTCGCGCGGGATAGCATTGCCCCCTTTCGAGAGCTGATCGCCGGAACCCAGGGGCGCAAGGCATGGAAGTCGGGATCGTCGGGCTGCCGTACGTCGGAAAAACCGCGCTCTTTCGTGCCTTGACCGGCGTCGCCGCCGACCCCGGCGGCGCGGCCCGCGCCAATGTCGGCGTCGCCCCGATCCCCGATCCCAGGCTCGACGCCCTGGCGCGGCACGTCGAGACCAAGAAGATCGTGCCCGCAACCCTCAAGGTCGTCGACGTGCCCGGACTCGTCCGCGGGGCGTCGGAGGGGGGGGGACTCGGCAACGCCTTCCTCAGCCACGTCCGCGACGTCGACGCACTCATCCACGTCGTCCGATGCTTCGAGAGCGCGGCCGTCCCCCACGTCGATGGCTCCCTCGACCCCGCCCGCGACATCGAGACCGTCGAACTCGAACTCATCCTCGCCGACCTCCAGATGGTCGAGAACGCCATCCCCCGCGCCGAGAAGTCCGCCCGCAAGAAAGAAGCCGACTCGGAGGCACGCCTGAGCGTCCTCAGGAAGGCCGAACCACTCCTCAGCGAAGGCAAGCCCGTTCGAGGTCTCGAACTCGAAAACGACGACGAGCGACGCGCCATGCGCGGCCTGGCCATGCTCTCCGCCAAGCCGGTCCTCTACGTCGCCAACGTCGGCGAGAACGACCCCAGGGGTGAGGGCGAACACGCACGCCGTGTCCGCGAGCACGCCGCGGCCCATCACGCCGGGTTCGTTCCCGTCTGCGCCCAGATCGAGGCCGAACTCGCTGAACTCGAACCGGGCGAGCGGGCCGAAATGCTCGCCGCTCTCGGCCTCGAGGAACCTGCCCTCCACAAACTGGCACGGGCCGCCTACGCCCTGCTCGGCCTCCAGAGTTTCTACACCGCAGGCCCGAAGGAAATCCGTGCCTGGACCATCCCCGCAGGCAGCAGGGCACCCCAGGCCGCCGGCGCGATCCACACCGACTTCGAACGCGGGTTCATCCGCGCCGAGGTCTATTCCGTGGACGACATGCAAAAGTACGGCTCCGAAAAAGCCATCCGCGACGCGGGCCGACAGCGCACCGAGGGCAAGGACTACGTCATGCGCGACGGCGACGTCTGCCACTTCCTGTTCAATGTGTGACACCCGACGAACAGAGCCTCGAACGGCGCCGCGCCACGGATCGCTCATGGCCGGGGCGTATCATGCGGGCATGGTGCGGGGTGTGATGGTCGCGCTGGCAGGGTTCGCCGCGATCGGTGCGGGGTGTTCTCGCACCGATCCGTTCGCCGAGAAACCGGCCGACGCGCCCCCGGAGACGGTGCACGCGGCCGAGGCCCGCGCGGAGAAGGCGGCCGACAGCCTCGCGCGTGCGCTGATCGCAGAACTGCAGCAAGCGATGGGAGACGGCGGCGCGGCGCGCGCTCTCGATGTCTGCCGCGACGCGGCCGAGTCCATCCGCGCGGAGGTCTCGGCGAACGAGGGCGTCGACGTCCGCCGCACCGCCCTCCGCGTGCGCAACCCCGCCAATGCACCGGACGAGTGGGAACGGGCAACCCTGGAGTCGTGGGCATCCGGTGCGGCCGCCCCGGGGCCGGTCTCGCGTGTCGTGCAGACAGGCGGCGCGACCGAACTGCGCTGGATGCGCCCGATCGTGCTGATCGACCTGTGCGTGCACTGCCACGGCACGACCGAGCGGCTCGCGGCCGGCGTCCCGGAAGCCTTGGCACGCTTCTACCCCTACGACCAGGCGACAGGCTTCGAGGTCGGCGACCTGCGAGGCGCCTTCAGCGTTCGTATCCCGCTCGACTGAGGCACAAGGATGATCCGGTGGTGCCGAAGCCTCGAACGGATCGGCGGCTACGGAATGGCCCGGACCGCGAGCGGCTCCCGGACCGTATGATGCCCGCCCATGGCCGACTGCCCGTCCAGAGCGTCTCGCAGGGTCATCGCCTGCCTGCTCGCCACGCTCGCGGCATGCCTCGGTGCGTGCGCCGGCCCGCGCCCACACCCGCCGGCACCACCCGCGCCCGTGGTGCGCGGCGCGGAGAGCGGCATCGAGGTGTCGTGGTGGGTCGTGGACGACCGCGAGGGCGCACTGGCGGCGACCATCCGTGAGCACCTCGGACGCAACGTTCCAGCCCCGCGAGAGCAGGTCGAGCTGTGGCACGCGAACGGCCTGCACGTCTTCGCCGTGCCCGTCACCGCGGTCGAGAGCCTCCGGTCACGCCTGCCCGTGCTCGGCCCCGTGCAGCG
This genomic stretch from Synechococcales cyanobacterium CNB harbors:
- the lexA gene encoding transcriptional repressor LexA, with translation MSSAPRAGSPSWWRTTTMNLTPKQLRILQLIRDWRIRHGYSPTMQELADEIGVSKVTVFEHVEALIKKGALVREPNKARSLSIADGIAVPDEARPLRFPLVGKIAAGYPIEKVPDIDEVDLGDLLCQASRTGSTFALKVEGDSMRDEGILDGDYVLIERRDTASNGDRVVALLPDGSTTLKTFYKESDHVRLQPANPQFEPIRVKHCQVQGIVRGVVRRY
- a CDS encoding glycosyltransferase family 4 protein; protein product: MQSRVADAMVFVLSEGTPLSAWRDLGLLEREWSLVERLAAAFERLIVVSDGGPQDAEIARSLPSTCPLECVCNRDGTERAAWRAEAARLTTAAASGCASAYVRTNQFASGEQALAIAARLRESGLRIGLAARGGYLWSRFEAAEHGPESRIAAEVASREGEIVRGADVVIGTSPLMLDEVCWRYGVARERAVLIPNFVIDDEPPAHASEREHGTVLYAGQLVARKRVDVLIEAAARMAAPRGPLVRLDVVGEGPEEGTLRSLAKRLGAPVRFEPRIPHRQLLARMRRCAVYAQASAYEGHPKTVIEAMCAGAPVVVAAAPGLDAPVETGVTGLCVPGDAESFAYAIGELLRDADWSESLGSAAAASVRQRLGLRATFEREIKAARMAMAGTRSATTAPTPVRWDSALLGEPACADAWTRSLRGFADRLPPDRRAAFLDAIGREVRSLRTARDRSTEEAA
- a CDS encoding right-handed parallel beta-helix repeat-containing protein produces the protein MRTHRFIATLLAGLACAAALAGPIDPPAGPVTSTMKPLDVVEPRIPIGPATTPGDNDASPSLYKITQPGSYYLLGNVQGVSGKIGVEIAASNVTIDLAGFTLQGVNGSNSGILVTSLQSGITIRNGTVNGWGESGIDATKSSAARIESVTATNNGGTGITTSNLAVITGCMARQNAFTGISAGSAVTIRDCAADDNGTSGFWLGSAATLNGCTARNNNAYGFELNDIASANNCIATHNKATGFIAGYGSNYSSCTSAYNTIDGFWCNFGSMATNCSAYQNGRDGFYVSCGSVTNSQATMNQRDGIRLDIGNSTATGNTCFQNGLGNSGAGIRAVGASCRIDSNQVVSNAFGIHAAPDCMVVRNTARGNTTNYSFPVGSEYGQIITNPGSGFSSTNPWANFAY
- a CDS encoding class I SAM-dependent methyltransferase, with amino-acid sequence MTTATRTRPVVVDAGTPARDPTDFGLPHGYRQGVRNESLDHTGEYPDYWHPARLAMSGRYQRHVYRWAACLVLRRGLRSVLDVGCGPGTKLAEWIEPVCADAEGMDQPSAIEIARTRCRHARLHPVDLERPAIEARRTFDLILFVDVIEHLLDPDPALAMILAFAHPSSLVLVSTPDRDRVRGRACREAVKREHVREWSRREFLSFLRSRGLRPVRSRLVPQDDRPVRSCLRGEAAFRLHLADRSELRCHAVLCRVDAARRATAMNGGDHADRRDL
- a CDS encoding glycosyltransferase family 4 protein, which encodes MRIAAISDLAPGSHRAYAINVVKTCGGFVRLGHEVAVFCRRPERGWSLASAANAYAEPRVRFECADLPDQRDELLVNGAYLREFAAWAAERIAREGYDLVYARHCRGALACAERGVPTVLETHLDADGDALGAISALRAVGRHERPILACATISTVLAEKYTALGAAADRVFVVPDAVDSDLFTPPHDTGASPYNAWPGPHVVYAGHLYAYKGVGTLLRAASLLDGMTVHFVGGADPDILAARRSAVSLGLRNVDVRGRVAFCRVPPHLWHADVLVLPPSAKHPSAAWTSPVKLGEYLASGRPIVASDVPALRALVREPAVRWFTPDDPGDLARAVHGALAESDREAAARVESARALAERYSYANRARAILRAASAGEGAMAA